From Carassius auratus strain Wakin chromosome 22, ASM336829v1, whole genome shotgun sequence, a single genomic window includes:
- the LOC113040093 gene encoding DNA-directed RNA polymerases I, II, and III subunit RPABC1 isoform X1: protein MDDEEETYRLWKIRKTIMQLCHDRGYLVTQDELDQTLEEFRSQFGDKPSEGRPRRTDLTVLVAHNDDPTDQMFVFFPEEPKVGIKTIKMYCQRMQEENITRAIIVVQMGMTPSAKQSLVDMAPKYILEQFLQQELLINITEHELVPEHIVMTKEEVTELLARYKLKESQLPRIQAGDPVARYFGLKRGQVVKIIRPSETAGRYITYRLVQ, encoded by the exons ATGGATGACGAGGAAGAGACCTACAGACTATGGAAAATTAGAAAAACTATAATGCAG CTGTGTCACGATCGTGGTTATTTGGTGACGCAGGATGAACTGGACCAGACTCTCGAGGAGTTCAGAAGCCAGTTTGGAGACAAACCCAGCGAAGGTCGACCGCGGCGAACCGATCTCACGGTCCTGGTCGCCCACAACGACGACCCCACCGACCAGATGTTCGTGTTCTTCCCCG AGGAACCGAAGGTGGGCATCAAGACCATAAAGATGTATTGCCAGCGTATGCAAGAAGAAAACATCACCAGGGCCATCATTGTAGTCCAGATGGGCATGACGCCCTCCGCCAAACAG TCTCTGGTGGACATGGCGCCTAAGTACATACTCGAGCAGTTTCTACAGCAGGAGCTTCTGATCAACATCACCGAGCACGAG CTTGTTCCAGAGCACATAGTCATGACTAAAGAGGAAGTGACAGAGTTGCTGGCACGGTA TAAACTAAAGGAAAGCCAGCTTCCCAGAATTCAAGCCGGGGATCCTGTTGCCCGTTACTTTGGCTTAAAGAGAGGCCAG GTTGTTAAGATCATCAGACCGAGTGAAACTGCTGGACGGTACATCACATACAGACTGGTCCAGTAA
- the LOC113040093 gene encoding DNA-directed RNA polymerases I, II, and III subunit RPABC1 isoform X2, with amino-acid sequence MDDEEETYRLWKIRKTIMQLCHDRGYLVTQDELDQTLEEFRSQFGDKPSEGRPRRTDLTVLVAHNDDPTDQMFVFFPEEPKVGIKTIKMYCQRMQEENITRAIIVVQMGMTPSAKQSLVDMAPKYILEQFLQQELLINITEHEPKTHCRIFGCPRRQD; translated from the exons ATGGATGACGAGGAAGAGACCTACAGACTATGGAAAATTAGAAAAACTATAATGCAG CTGTGTCACGATCGTGGTTATTTGGTGACGCAGGATGAACTGGACCAGACTCTCGAGGAGTTCAGAAGCCAGTTTGGAGACAAACCCAGCGAAGGTCGACCGCGGCGAACCGATCTCACGGTCCTGGTCGCCCACAACGACGACCCCACCGACCAGATGTTCGTGTTCTTCCCCG AGGAACCGAAGGTGGGCATCAAGACCATAAAGATGTATTGCCAGCGTATGCAAGAAGAAAACATCACCAGGGCCATCATTGTAGTCCAGATGGGCATGACGCCCTCCGCCAAACAG TCTCTGGTGGACATGGCGCCTAAGTACATACTCGAGCAGTTTCTACAGCAGGAGCTTCTGATCAACATCACCGAGCACGAG CCCAAAACACACTGCAGGATTTTCGGCTGTCCCAGACGACAAGACTGA